In one Nicotiana tomentosiformis chromosome 6, ASM39032v3, whole genome shotgun sequence genomic region, the following are encoded:
- the LOC138894414 gene encoding cytochrome P450 94A1-like, producing MGEYDFAFYWLFFLPALLLLFSIYFGSYLIKKFDNNDKDALPRPYPLLGHLVAILRNRNQNIVEWMCEVVNKSPSATFFLHLPLRQHPHILTSNPANVQHILKTRFEIYHKHRKFGVVLHDLCRDNVFLADGQRWRKFRQWASHEFNSRSFHKFANFVVPENEISNRLLPLLSKAAANNTVVDLQNILRRFTFDIAVQMALGHDLAYLSNSPNFPPTHFADAFESAFEISMKRIFSFFWKAKRFFNMGSERRLRRDISEIRGFIREIITSRRKVVSSGTDHHHYHASDFLSGLMNNPEGKFNDDEFLIDSSINFLLAAQDTVITALTWYFWSVLKNPDVEDRIVKEVKAKKSSNIRDMIYTHASICESLRLHPPVPFGGREATEDDVLPDGTKVKKGMAVFYHMYAMGRSPELWGSDWPEFRPERWLKRSEENGGEWTFVARDSFTYPVFHGGPRICLGKEIAFTHIKSVVAAVLGRFHFVLAPVMEEHREPVFFSNSTLKMTNGFLVKVVDRM from the coding sequence ATGGGGGAATATGATTTTGCTTTCTATTGGCTGTTTTTCCTACCAGCTTTGCTCCTCTTGTTTTCCATCTACTTTGGATCATACTTGATAAAAAAGTTTGATAATAATGATAAGGATGCACTCCCAAGACCATATCCTTTGTTGGGTCATCTTGTAGCAATCTTAAGAAATCGCAATCAGAATATAGTTGAATGGATGTGTGAGGTTGTTAACAAATCACCCTCCGCCACCTTTTTCCTCCATTTGCCTCTACGGCAACACCCTCACATCCTCACCTCTAATCCTGCCAATGTTCAGCACATTCTCAAGACTCGCTTTGAAATCTACCACAAACACAGAAAATTCGGAGTCGTTCTTCATGACTTGTGCCGAGACAACGTTTTCCTAGCAGACGGCCAACGCTGGAGAAAATTTAGACAATGGGCTAGCCATGAATTCAACTCCAGATCATTCCATAAGTTTGCCAATTTTGTAGTTCCGGAAAATGAAATTTCCAATCGTCTCCTCCCACTTCTCTCTAAGGCAGCAGCCAATAATACTGTCGTTGACCTTCAAAACATCCTACGCAGATTCACATTCGACATTGCAGTTCAAATGGCACTCGGCCACGACCTGGCCTACTTATCCAATTCACCTAATTTTCCACCGACCCATTTCGCCGACGCTTTCGAGTCTGCATTTGAGATCAGCATGAAGAGGATCTTTTCATTTTTTTGGAAAGCCAAACGATTTTTCAACATGGGCTCCGAAAGGAGACTCAGACGTGACATCTCTGAAATCCGAGGATTTATTAGAGAAATAATCACAAGCAGGCGGAAGGTTGTAAGTAGTGGTACtgatcatcatcattatcatgcATCAGATTTCTTATCTGGCTTAATGAATAACCCAGAAGGAAAATTTAATGATGACGAGTTCCTTATTGATTCCTCCATAAACTTCCTTCTGGCCGCTCAGGATACCGTCATTACAGCTTTAACATGGTATTTCTGGTCAGTCTTGAAAAACCCAGATGTGGAAGATAGAATTGTTAAAGAAGTGAAGGCGAAAAAGAGTAGTAATATTAGGGACATGATTTATACCCACGCTTCAATTTGTGAAAGTTTGAGACTTCACCCTCCAGTTCCTTTTGGTGGAAGGGAAGCTACAGAGGACGATGTGTTGCCTGATGGTACAAAGGTGAAAAAGGGGATGGCTGTTTTTTATCATATGTATGCAATGGGGAGGTCGCCGGAATTGTGGGGTTCCGATTGGCCGGAGTTCCGCCCTGAGAGGTGGCTGAAGAGATCAGAAGAAAATGGCGGGGAATGGACCTTCGTGGCTAGGGATTCGTTCACATATCCAGTGTTTCATGGAGGTCCAAGAATCTGCTTAGGGAAAGAGATTGCTTTCACGCATATCAAAAGCGTGGTCGCCGCCGTCTTAGGTAGGTTTCACTTTGTGCTGGCGCCGGTGATGGAGGAACATCGTGAACCTGTTTTCTTCTCAAATTCCACTTTAAAAATGACTAATGGTTTTCTTGTAAAGGTTGTAGATCGTATGTAA